Proteins encoded together in one Desulfovibrio sp. UCD-KL4C window:
- a CDS encoding CatA-like O-acetyltransferase yields MNKTLESTFATDSTMHILDMDSWERRNHFTFFQNSKSCQYGFTIQQNVTELCNFREKIKSSGKSIRFSDTLYFFAIKSANAIPEFRTRIVDGKPVIFDKVHPAYTYIPKGHTLHANCLAAYADNYAEQTRNIEISRQNTDKKPTLTPENGEKQNLIYFSINAGISFTSASNPWGDNNVDTVPRILFGQVTESETGKKTLPVSVELLHSLADGKHITDFYNLFGEMCSNPEKYINI; encoded by the coding sequence ATGAACAAGACATTAGAGTCAACCTTTGCCACAGACAGTACCATGCATATTTTAGACATGGATAGCTGGGAAAGGCGTAACCATTTTACTTTTTTCCAGAATTCTAAGTCATGTCAATATGGTTTTACCATACAGCAGAACGTTACTGAACTTTGCAATTTCAGGGAAAAGATTAAAAGTTCAGGCAAATCAATCCGATTTTCTGACACATTATATTTTTTCGCCATAAAATCAGCTAATGCGATACCTGAATTTAGAACAAGGATTGTAGACGGAAAACCTGTTATTTTTGATAAGGTTCACCCTGCTTACACGTATATTCCAAAGGGACACACTCTGCATGCAAACTGCCTGGCCGCATATGCTGATAATTATGCAGAACAAACAAGAAACATAGAAATATCTCGTCAAAATACAGATAAAAAGCCAACTTTGACGCCTGAAAACGGAGAGAAACAAAATCTTATTTATTTCAGCATTAATGCTGGAATATCATTCACTTCTGCCTCAAACCCATGGGGAGATAATAACGTAGACACTGTTCCACGTATACTCTTCGGACAAGTTACAGAATCTGAAACAGGAAAAAAGACTTTGCCTGTTTCCGTTGAACTGCTTCACAGTCTGGCAGATGGAAAACATATAACTGATTTTTATAACTTATTCGGAGAGATGTGCTCCAACCCAGAAAAATATATCAATATTTAG
- a CDS encoding glycosyltransferase, whose product MTKRIYTVEPVEYSGRLIDVRILIDGKVWHLWGRNGDDRERSLAGELDEVPQNLPVLFGAGLGVCIEKLLELGPVAIVDSDPQVSKLTGADRFRGHPQVLWLDGEPTEVLNSLKEWQNINGGGPLKLIKIPLYFRLDPDWYTVIYSTLENMDKSDAGLDFWEQVKYPKFQNVKPKILFFNRPYFLTGEIISALDRLGISYRTVDIGLGDTVREGFVEDLLKTVVEFKPDFALTVNHFGVDREGKLTDLLLKLKLPLASWFVDNPHLVLYRYKDISPELTAIFTYDAGNLEIMHDKGFDNVFYLPLATDPCRFKAGMSGKNSWRSKVSFVGNSMADAVANSLASAQLPATISNKYQRFAAEFCESSDISVEAYFKRNHPQIFETIETFATDEQKLSFESLITWEATRQYRLSCVKAILGFTPLIVGDYGWHVLLDSNGWRYLSSLDYYTDLPAFYPMSDVSFNCTSRQMKGAVNQRVFDVPACGGFILTDYREQMENLFDPDSEIISYRNVKEIPQVLERCIKDKKMRAKISAAALKRILSEHTYEHRLLSLLDKMRKTFG is encoded by the coding sequence ATGACAAAACGTATATATACAGTCGAACCTGTCGAATATTCTGGAAGATTGATTGATGTTCGAATTCTTATCGATGGTAAAGTTTGGCATCTTTGGGGACGCAATGGGGATGATCGCGAAAGATCTCTTGCCGGTGAACTTGATGAGGTGCCCCAGAATCTTCCTGTTCTTTTCGGGGCGGGGCTAGGTGTCTGTATAGAAAAATTGCTTGAACTCGGCCCTGTTGCAATTGTTGATAGTGATCCGCAGGTATCTAAGCTGACAGGTGCTGATCGTTTTAGGGGGCATCCTCAGGTTCTATGGCTTGATGGAGAACCAACTGAAGTTTTAAACTCACTTAAAGAGTGGCAGAATATTAATGGTGGCGGCCCGTTAAAACTCATTAAAATACCGCTTTATTTTCGTCTTGATCCTGACTGGTACACGGTAATTTATAGTACACTTGAGAATATGGATAAATCAGATGCCGGACTGGATTTCTGGGAGCAGGTCAAATATCCCAAGTTTCAAAATGTGAAACCGAAAATCCTTTTTTTCAATCGCCCATACTTTTTAACTGGCGAAATTATTTCTGCCTTGGACCGCTTAGGTATTTCATATCGAACGGTTGATATAGGTCTAGGGGACACAGTTCGTGAAGGGTTTGTTGAAGATTTATTAAAAACAGTAGTTGAATTTAAGCCCGATTTTGCTCTCACTGTTAATCACTTTGGGGTGGACAGGGAAGGGAAGCTGACTGATCTACTTTTGAAGTTAAAGCTGCCTCTAGCCTCGTGGTTTGTGGATAATCCCCATTTAGTGCTGTACCGGTATAAGGATATTTCTCCAGAACTTACTGCAATTTTTACTTATGATGCTGGTAATTTAGAAATTATGCATGATAAGGGGTTCGATAATGTTTTTTATTTACCGCTCGCGACAGATCCCTGCAGATTTAAAGCAGGAATGAGTGGTAAAAATAGTTGGCGATCAAAGGTCTCTTTTGTTGGGAATTCTATGGCTGACGCGGTAGCAAACTCTCTTGCCAGTGCCCAATTACCTGCGACCATCAGTAATAAATATCAACGGTTCGCTGCTGAATTTTGTGAATCCAGCGATATTTCAGTTGAGGCTTATTTCAAGAGAAATCATCCTCAGATCTTCGAAACTATAGAAACATTTGCAACTGATGAACAAAAACTTTCTTTTGAATCTTTGATAACCTGGGAGGCAACTCGTCAGTACAGGTTGTCATGTGTTAAGGCTATTCTTGGTTTTACCCCTCTTATTGTTGGTGATTACGGATGGCATGTATTGCTTGATAGTAACGGTTGGCGTTACCTTTCCTCATTGGATTATTATACGGATCTTCCGGCTTTTTATCCAATGTCGGATGTCAGCTTCAATTGTACAAGCAGACAGATGAAGGGTGCTGTAAATCAGCGTGTTTTTGATGTTCCGGCATGCGGAGGCTTTATTCTTACAGACTATCGAGAGCAGATGGAGAATCTTTTCGATCCGGATAGCGAGATTATTTCTTATAGAAATGTTAAAGAAATACCTCAGGTGTTGGAAAGGTGTATTAAGGATAAGAAAATGCGAGCGAAGATTAGTGCTGCGGCTTTAAAAAGAATATTATCCGAACATACTTATGAACACAGACTGTTAAGTCTTTTAGATAAAATGCGGAAAACCTTTGGGTAA
- a CDS encoding glycosyltransferase family 2 protein, with translation MTGTFWDFLDIESRYRLLVSGHGKPHLMDTASKILNSSDNRKESASLIDLGVDLLLTAWESSPLDGQLATNLLSINRQLNFLPAELVETLSFVSGNNKIPENISFLQRLIAKDDKEKLLEYLASQTKREPENVFWLSHFLDLSFFLGRYELAQEAVTRGWPSAMKIIQNKYSGDIAFCLGDYERAENIYADVSGNTLILGESLLRLAESLDRMGRRDEALILWRDRMTARPWQVNTWFKVHDKIYESSGKSLLDGNVAVCLYTYNKAEEFNATMVALTESPLTNVHIFALNNGSTDETKQILNHWDEKLGSKLTTINLSVNIGAPAARNWLKTLDEIKDFDYVAYLDDDALVPVNWQTQFNKAVVSYPDAGVWGCRIVNDDQEEIIQHADLHLRETPDDFKDEIRGFEFLYLDPHNQDLDYGQFNFCRPCTSVTGCFHLFKKSVLNEIGNFDIRFTPTQYVDVDHDLMIATAGKTAVYQGNLKVRHKRKSGSAISSSSAARGGGAGNLLKLESKYSGADISKIIKKDIERLEKDFTEKSLKIASVLQTMA, from the coding sequence ATGACAGGAACATTTTGGGATTTTTTAGATATAGAATCTAGGTACAGACTCCTAGTTTCCGGGCATGGTAAACCGCATCTGATGGATACCGCTAGCAAAATTCTAAACTCGTCAGATAACCGAAAAGAAAGTGCTTCTTTAATTGATCTTGGTGTCGATCTCTTACTGACCGCCTGGGAATCCAGCCCGCTTGATGGTCAATTGGCTACAAACCTTTTGTCAATCAATCGCCAGCTTAATTTTTTACCGGCTGAGCTTGTTGAAACTCTTTCGTTTGTTTCAGGAAATAACAAAATTCCTGAAAATATTAGTTTTTTGCAACGTCTTATTGCTAAAGATGACAAAGAAAAACTTCTTGAATATTTGGCGAGTCAGACTAAACGTGAACCTGAGAATGTTTTTTGGCTATCACATTTTTTAGATTTATCCTTTTTCTTAGGGCGTTACGAGTTGGCGCAAGAGGCTGTAACACGTGGCTGGCCGTCCGCAATGAAAATTATTCAGAATAAGTATTCTGGCGATATTGCTTTTTGCTTAGGAGATTATGAACGCGCTGAAAATATTTATGCTGATGTTTCTGGTAACACTCTTATTTTAGGTGAAAGTCTTTTGCGTCTGGCAGAATCGCTTGACCGTATGGGACGCAGGGATGAGGCCTTGATATTATGGCGGGACCGGATGACAGCAAGACCTTGGCAGGTAAACACGTGGTTTAAAGTTCATGATAAAATTTATGAAAGCTCCGGTAAAAGTCTACTCGACGGTAATGTCGCGGTCTGCCTTTATACTTATAATAAGGCGGAGGAGTTTAATGCAACTATGGTCGCTTTAACGGAATCTCCGCTTACCAATGTACATATTTTTGCTCTTAATAATGGAAGTACGGATGAAACAAAACAGATCTTGAACCATTGGGACGAAAAGCTAGGTAGTAAATTAACGACTATCAATCTTTCTGTGAATATAGGTGCGCCGGCGGCTCGCAACTGGCTTAAAACATTAGATGAGATTAAAGATTTTGATTATGTTGCCTATCTTGATGACGATGCGCTTGTTCCTGTTAATTGGCAGACTCAATTCAATAAAGCTGTAGTATCATATCCAGATGCTGGAGTTTGGGGATGTAGAATTGTTAATGATGATCAAGAAGAGATTATTCAGCATGCAGATTTGCATTTGAGAGAAACTCCAGATGATTTTAAGGATGAAATACGAGGTTTTGAGTTTTTATACTTAGACCCTCATAATCAGGACCTTGATTATGGACAGTTTAATTTTTGCAGGCCATGCACTTCTGTGACGGGCTGTTTCCATTTATTCAAAAAGTCTGTTTTAAACGAGATAGGTAATTTCGATATTAGATTCACACCGACTCAATATGTTGATGTTGATCATGATTTAATGATTGCTACAGCTGGCAAAACGGCTGTCTATCAAGGTAATTTGAAAGTTCGTCATAAGCGTAAATCCGGTTCAGCTATTTCTTCAAGTTCAGCAGCGCGTGGCGGTGGAGCAGGAAATCTGCTTAAGCTTGAATCTAAGTATTCAGGCGCAGATATTTCAAAGATCATAAAAAAAGATATTGAAAGATTGGAGAAAGATTTTACTGAAAAATCATTAAAGATTGCATCTGTGCTGCAAACTATGGCATAA
- a CDS encoding YgdI/YgdR family lipoprotein has product MKKILAVLFVCTALFAFYGCGASHYTLMKTDGSTVVSVGEPHYFESSKSYKFKNLDGKNIILKREDIKEIKENKD; this is encoded by the coding sequence ATGAAAAAAATTCTTGCAGTTCTTTTTGTATGTACAGCTTTGTTTGCTTTTTATGGATGCGGAGCGAGTCATTATACTCTTATGAAAACTGATGGATCCACTGTTGTCTCTGTTGGCGAGCCTCATTACTTTGAATCATCCAAAAGTTATAAGTTCAAAAATCTGGATGGGAAAAATATTATTTTAAAGCGTGAAGATATTAAGGAAATTAAAGAAAATAAAGATTAG